A section of the Amycolatopsis sp. AA4 genome encodes:
- a CDS encoding GbsR/MarR family transcriptional regulator yields the protein MTTPETKRDEDAVRRYVESLGLVMAQIGMQRMSARVFAALMTTDSGQLTAAELAEQLSVSPAAISGAVRYLDQIGLVRKVREPGERRDHYQLYDDLWYATFLKRDRFLIMWRDAATEGIDALGEDTPAGKRLAEMRDFLAFMLVEVNNLYDRWHELRKNRD from the coding sequence ATGACGACGCCTGAGACGAAGAGGGACGAGGACGCCGTCCGCCGATACGTCGAAAGCCTGGGCCTGGTGATGGCTCAGATCGGCATGCAGCGCATGTCAGCGCGGGTGTTCGCGGCGCTGATGACGACCGACTCGGGGCAGCTGACGGCCGCGGAACTGGCGGAGCAGCTGTCGGTGAGCCCGGCCGCGATCTCCGGTGCCGTGCGGTATCTCGACCAGATCGGCCTGGTGCGGAAGGTGCGCGAGCCCGGCGAGCGTCGCGACCACTACCAGCTCTACGACGACCTCTGGTACGCGACTTTCCTCAAGCGCGACCGTTTCCTGATCATGTGGCGCGACGCGGCCACCGAGGGCATCGACGCGCTCGGCGAGGACACTCCCGCCGGGAAGCGGCTGGCCGAGATGCGGGACTTCCTGGCGTTCATGCTGGTCGAGGTCAACAACCTGTACGACCGGTGGCACGAATTGCGGAAGAACCGCGACTAG
- a CDS encoding TetR/AcrR family transcriptional regulator — translation MGSREEIVAAAATVMREQGYAHATTKAIAQAAGYSEALLYKHFRDKTALFLAVLKEELPDLAATAARLAEHPEKAELGDNLAELTATALAFYCASFPISVSIFSSRDLLRTHRDTLENGPDLPIQHVAGYLAAEVKLGRLRADLDVEAAARLLLGASFQEAFLASFEERPPRPDLAPRLAAAIARIG, via the coding sequence ATGGGAAGCCGCGAGGAGATCGTCGCCGCAGCCGCGACGGTCATGCGCGAGCAGGGCTACGCGCACGCCACGACCAAGGCGATCGCGCAGGCCGCGGGCTACTCGGAAGCCTTGCTGTACAAGCATTTCCGCGACAAGACCGCGCTCTTCCTGGCGGTGCTGAAAGAGGAGCTGCCCGACCTGGCCGCCACGGCGGCGCGGCTCGCCGAGCATCCGGAAAAGGCGGAACTCGGCGACAATCTCGCCGAGCTGACCGCCACCGCGCTGGCCTTCTACTGCGCGAGTTTTCCGATCTCCGTCTCGATCTTCTCCTCGCGCGACCTGCTCCGCACCCACCGGGACACCCTCGAAAACGGCCCCGACCTGCCGATCCAGCACGTCGCCGGCTACCTTGCCGCCGAGGTCAAGCTGGGCAGGCTGCGCGCCGATCTCGACGTCGAAGCCGCGGCCCGGCTGCTGCTCGGCGCGAGTTTCCAGGAGGCGTTCCTCGCGTCCTTCGAGGAACGCCCGCCGCGACCGGATCTCGCCCCGCGGCTCGCCGCGGCAATCGCGCGAATCGGCTAG